Below is a window of Prunus dulcis unplaced genomic scaffold, ALMONDv2, whole genome shotgun sequence DNA.
ACCGTCTTTTCATCATTCTCGCATTTCGATTCACTATCACTCCAAGTAATATGCATTGCCTTATTCTTGctatccttttgtttctttaaggtGTTGGCACATTCCGAAGATATGTGTCCATAGCCTTCACATTGGAAACATTGGACCTTTTCTCTTGGATTCTTTCGTTCATTTGACCTGTGAAATTTAGACCCACCATCAGTATAGTTAACAAAcctatttttagaatttatacCTTTTGAATCTCGACTCCTTGGATCTTGATTCTTGAGAAAGTTCATGAATCGTCTTGTGAGAATCGTTAATTCCTCATCACTGCAATCTTCATTTGAAtgcccatcatcttcttcattcacaaccttgaaagcaacatttttgctctttttagGGGCTAGATGTTTCATCTCATAGGTTTGTATGGAACCTATGAGTTCTTGAACTTTCAAGGTGTTCAAGTCACGGATCTCTTCAATAGCCGTGATCTTTGGTTGAAATCGTTGAGGCAAGgatctcaaaatctttttcacAACCCTGtcttctggaatttttttcaCCTAAACTTGAACAAGCATTCACAATTACACACAGTTTAgcataaaattcagaaaaagtttcattctCATCCATCATGAGTGTCTCAAACTGTAACGTATGCATTTGAAGCTTGGCTCCCTTGACAGTATCTGTTCCTTCATGGGTAACCTGCAAAATATCCCAAGCTTCCTTAGAAGTATCACAACcagatatatattcaaattgatcTGAAGAGACAGCAGTAAATAAAGCATTTAACCCCTTTTGATTATTAGTGCTGTGTGTGACTTCTGCAGTGGTCCACTCCTCTCTAGCTTTGAGGATTGTGGTTTCTTCATCTCCTTTTCCGATCTTCTTTGTGGGTTTAGGAAATCCATGAACCACTGTACTCCATACACGTTCATCTAAGGACCAAAGAAACGACTACATTTTGGCCTTCCAAGCGCCATAGTTGTTGCCGTCAAAATATGGTGGATGTGCAATTGAGCCCGAGGCACGATCCATCCTAAGGTATATTAGATCTTACTGAGTATGTCCAGCAACCTGCTCTGATGCCAATTGAAAATACCTAtaggatatctatatatatacctggagaatgttaaacaagctaattcgaattttttgcaataaataatgatcaacctttgaagcaggattgatatgagttatcaatcctgagacgtgcaaagcttaaaataaacgaacacgcagagaattattttacgtggtaaaaccccacctctggggaaaatccacgggactcctcaatccaactcaaatccactatagaacaatgattacaagaagtactcacacacttatcctagactcattctagataatgtttaccgacttcttcgtaactcaacttctgtcacgggatgatcttcgacactccttatgttgaacacaatactggtcacgattgcttcaagctcgccggagGAAAACTGCCACCACAGTCTTTGTGCCCTCAATCGTATGAGTCACcgatatgcatatgaatgcaatataaaagaagaatgaATTCAATTAATCACCAAGCAACCGAAGCACTTGATGATTTACCCAATGAACTAAGTACAGTAGCCTTTccaaaatatattcaatattCACATATGATGTCAGACGTTGAAAAGCTCTTAATATAACAAGAAGGCCAAATCAATATGCCATGTTCAATACACGTCCAAAACCAATATAACACTAAGACTTGGCcaattgaatattcaataCACTTCCAAGACAAATATAACACTAAGACCTATTGAACTAAAACTCTTTGAACCTGGTGCAATATGATCTCCATCAATAAGACGCCACACCAAGGCCAAACACTTATCAgattaacaatataaattatgtttcaataaaaatacaaagtctaaTTCATTAAGGACTCTTAAAGATGTCACCAACCgactcatattttaatttcaattacaaagactcaaaacaaaaattcaactaTGAGTCCTATCATGAATGCATgatatgtcatgatttacctgttGTCAAGTTTCTCATATGGTCAGGTTATGCTTCAAAGATCCAGAATGAATGTGTTGCGCCAAAGCTTCCAGTAAAACAAGTTCACATACTAATTCccaacctatgctagagtctaggaaatgacaatacaattttcatactaacagATTGaatattaggattttattctTGTGGGCAACTGGTCTTGTGGAACCTGGATCCCATTACAATGCTTGAAAATTCTGCCACATATCACTGCTTATTTATATCACTAAACTAAGAATTAGTTGGTACATGTTAAgtttggaaaaaagaaaaatgcaattcacatattttttgtgtgtgatAGCGTTAAGCATCAAATCATCTGTTCTTAAGTTGCCACCTTTTCAGCCAATGATTGCATGTATTCTTATCATAATGCTGGAATATTATGGAAGGCCATGTTGTTTAGCATTGAAGTCTAAGACATCAACCAAAATAACTCTCTCGTGAAGTTACTCCAAAACACTTACTTGCAATGACTTGTCCTCCCGAAAagatatattaattaatttgttggattcaaaaaggaaaattgaatTGCAAACTACGAACTTAATTCTCCAAATTTTGTTGCCAAAGTTAAGAGGGAATGAGGAAAATTCGCATACACGAGTATTATGGGGGCTTGAATCGAGGATCACTTGGGAGCACACCAAAGGCCTATGTCAATCCAACTAACACCCTATTTGTGGTGTTACTTGAATCCAATTAGCCTCTAAGTTTTTTTCCTATTTGaccgaaaaaaaaagagggaaaaaatgTATACTTCATTGGCAATCCATGActtcaattttcagttttgacCACCCTACTTCTTGGCCTTTGAGAGAGTGTACAACAAAAAAGTATTATAGCGGTGGAAATTCTAATCCTTGCAAGTTGCAGGTGCCTTGcaggttttttcttcttttctttttgccttATTCCGGTAGTCTTTTCGTGTTAAGTTTTGgccttgtatttttattgatcAACAGATAAAACGGCAGCCACTAAAGTTGTAATTATTATAGAATATTTTTGGGTGAGTATTTATATAGCCCATGTTGTGATATGGGGTTTAATTTGGTCACGTTGCCTTGGAAAGCTATTACGACCTTAACTGCTAATAGACCATATTGTCTTGTCATATAACAACCAAAGCACACATAAAAGTAGAATTCTTGCATCCACACCCAACATTTCATTGACGACGCAATCTACTAATTAGTAAAGAGAAGAACACTAATGTGTACAAGGCTCCACCACATGCATTTATCagatttgtttcttcttttttttcttttcttttttcgacTTTTTGGGAGTAGATTCAAACGGGATCTCTTCTAACAAAGCGAAGAGAAATATTATACGTGTACATATAATTATCAGCTACTAATATAATGAAACGGGTATAAATCAACGTCTAATAGTCatccacatattttgttaacATGTGTTCACCCTTAGCTTCAAAGTCGAAGCCTCAATTTGTTGCAAACATAAGTTCTTTATAAACATGGAGGCTGGAGCtatgttttataaaaaaacaaaaccgtggTAAGGGAGTGAGCACACAACCGTGGTCAACTGGCCTTGACATACCATTTCTTGTCCCTAACATTAAATACTTGTAGTTTTCTGTAGTACCTAATATGAACGTTTAGTTGATCAATTACTTCTCCATcgttaaatattttattattataaataatagtAGGATTAATTGGAAGTTACTCTTTCTTGATGTTAGCTTCAAAGCTCACCATTAGCAATCCCCTAATTATCATATCTTCATCAATTAGATTTCTGGTTACAGCTAAGCGGAAttcagatttaaaaaaaacttgcaaATAACAACAACCAGACAGTGAAACAAAACAGCCCAAGAACAAGTCTCAAACAACGAATGAACATGAAACCTATGCATCGGAGAAACCAAACCACATATACAATAAATAAGtagaaatttcattttattcatGAACAAAAGACAGCTAGCAAGCCACCATGCAAATACCTtcttatttatattaatttaaatccTAATGAACCGAGCATGTCGATAATAGAAAGAGCTATGGCAGAAAGCTGAACAGCATCGTTGTTTCTCTTCGTCAATGGCGAAACCAACCCTTTTCTTTCATGGAAACCATCTTCACAAGTTACAGGGGCATCATACACTCCAGTCACTCGTACATTGGCATCTCGATACTGCTTAGCCTTGTAATATCTGAGAGCTTGCTTGATGTCTGGTATGGCGTCTGAATAAAGCTCCAAGCAGACTTCCAAATAGGCCCTTAAAAATTTATCCAGTTTCCTGTTCTTCATAAGTTGTTTGATGTATTGCCTTGTGCTGGTCATGTTTTGGCGGATTAAGTTCATGGAGATTATGCCAAGTTGGCGAACATCGGCGCTGCTGGAATTCGGGGCGGCTTGGAGAGAAGTTACGCAGAATTTGTAGCTCAGGTTTGGATCATCTTGAACACATTTTTTGCAGGTTTCAGGGATGAGGTTTTTGGCAGTTATGGCTTTcaaggtgaagaagaagaagaagaggagcaGGAAGAGAGGGAGGGATGTGAGAGAGAATGTGGAAGTTCTCATTTTTTTGTGTTGTGGGGGATTGAGagctatattttctttaatggGTATTTATAGGTAGTGTGGCAAagtctttcttattttttattattttattattttatatatataatgaaaatagttaaattacaaagaaaatttgaggatataatataattttaatggGCACATTACAAGGATAATTTGAAAACCAAACGTAAAGTTGAGTACAGTTATGTTCTAATTTAAGAAATTTATCTGACATCAAATTTGCTTCTCGAACAGATGTTGGACTTTTGAACTTCCCGGTTGATGAAGAagacttcaaatattttaacCTGCTATCAAATTCTCCAAGGCATACTCTTCATGAAAGACCATGCTTTTAAGAACTGCAATTTTCGATTGAAGAACTAAAAATATAACCAATTGGAAAAGTACCACCAATTTTCACATTTACTATAAGTAATCCCTGCAACAATGTtccaacaaatttaaaattttgttttccagATTAGCGAAAAGCAGGTAAAGTTGAACAATTTTTCAATAACCAATCACATAATTTAGATTTTGGTGGTTCTGAAATTGTGGAGAGGAATGTTGCACACTTGGATTGAAATTATTTACTTCaaaaagtgaataaataaGATTATACTAACCTCTCCGCGAGAggcttatttttaaaattttttaatttattttagaattaaaaaagataatggggagttgtgttccataaatataggatccattatcttatttttcttttaattttaactttttaatatgaaaaagtgtgaatttaccatatcatacttatttaattaataatttcaattcttaatgtttgcattaaccaagggtattttatggtattttaaatgtttcagcattctctgtcttttgctttataatctcatttaattaataattttaattaataatgtttgcattaactaaaggcattttatggtattttgaatgtttcactattctctgttttttgctttatatatagatgaaGATAGCAGAGAAAGAAAGCCTAAGTCCAATGTTATAGATGGTCTTGGGCCAACACAGTTGTGGAAAGAGTGGGGGCCTCGGCTTGATGATTTTGAGCCCCAACTCGACCTTGGCACAAACCTGGTTTGAATACAGGAGCCCAACAGTTACATGCTAGCTATACGCCTTTATGAATTTTGGCTTTTAGTGCCAGTTtgacattgcttatttggggaaataagtgatttttttttttaattttgagaggcccaacccgtttggtaaactgtaagaaaatcacttattgttaaaaattgcagtgagagaaagctataagggaaagcagctaatgaggtgctttcattttctgattatgcaggaatcagtttcgaagaggcgctgggtttaatgattatgcgacaatcattttctgattatgcgtaaaatcaataccaacaacactttgaacaaaaaatttaccaaactcCAAACTGCTTTatctcacagctgatttctctcacagcaaatttGATAGCAATTATTTTCCCACAAACTGGCTCTTAGTCAATATAGCATATGGAATa
It encodes the following:
- the LOC117613300 gene encoding putative invertase inhibitor — translated: MRTSTFSLTSLPLFLLLFFFFFTLKAITAKNLIPETCKKCVQDDPNLSYKFCVTSLQAAPNSSSADVRQLGIISMNLIRQNMTSTRQYIKQLMKNRKLDKFLRAYLEVCLELYSDAIPDIKQALRYYKAKQYRDANVRVTGVYDAPVTCEDGFHERKGLVSPLTKRNNDAVQLSAIALSIIDMLGSLGFKLI